A window of the Acidimicrobiales bacterium genome harbors these coding sequences:
- a CDS encoding M20/M25/M40 family metallo-hydrolase, with the protein MANAADMAVLLQEIVRIPSVNPLQAGPKSGDDGETAVAEWMADRCAGLGAHVTLDDVLPGRPNVYARFDGSTDRSIAIDVHLDTVGVEHMTDDPFDGRIEDDRVYGRGSVDTKATLAVLLEMLGEFRDAGEQPTPTVHLVGTISEEVGGLIGAMRYAEWLGETGTTLDQIIVAEPTMCAPVFGHKGGVGLQIVVHGIAAHSSKPHLGRNAINGAARIIAALEAEQARLDTLTPLTVVGNGTVSVTTIAGGLAQNIVPDRCELYAGRRLAPGEDPAVIFEQLRAIVRDAALPCEVDVELSYGRGSAAFYQDPSSPLVRGLAELAGTEPETATYGSNALKYPGVANEIVIFGPGSIDQAHKAVEWVDIAELDRAAGIYRQLLRR; encoded by the coding sequence ATGGCGAACGCTGCGGACATGGCCGTGCTGCTACAAGAGATCGTTCGGATCCCGAGCGTCAATCCGCTGCAGGCCGGCCCGAAATCGGGCGACGACGGCGAGACCGCCGTGGCGGAGTGGATGGCGGATCGCTGCGCTGGGCTGGGGGCCCACGTCACGCTCGACGACGTCCTTCCCGGGCGGCCCAACGTCTACGCCCGCTTCGACGGCAGCACCGACCGCTCGATCGCCATCGATGTCCACCTCGACACCGTCGGCGTCGAGCACATGACCGATGATCCCTTCGACGGACGCATCGAGGACGATCGGGTCTACGGGCGAGGCTCGGTCGACACCAAGGCGACCTTGGCCGTCCTGCTCGAGATGCTCGGCGAGTTCCGAGACGCCGGCGAGCAGCCAACCCCCACCGTGCACCTGGTCGGTACGATCAGTGAGGAGGTCGGAGGGCTGATCGGCGCCATGCGCTACGCCGAGTGGCTGGGCGAAACCGGCACCACCCTCGATCAGATCATCGTGGCCGAGCCCACGATGTGCGCCCCGGTGTTCGGTCACAAGGGCGGCGTCGGCCTGCAGATCGTCGTCCACGGCATCGCCGCCCACTCCTCGAAGCCCCATCTCGGCCGCAATGCGATCAACGGCGCCGCTCGCATCATCGCCGCCCTCGAGGCCGAGCAAGCTCGTCTCGACACGCTCACCCCGCTGACGGTCGTTGGCAATGGCACGGTCAGCGTCACCACCATCGCCGGTGGCCTGGCGCAGAACATCGTGCCCGATCGCTGCGAGCTCTATGCCGGTCGTCGACTGGCACCCGGAGAGGATCCTGCCGTGATCTTCGAACAGCTGCGAGCCATCGTGCGCGACGCTGCGTTGCCGTGCGAGGTCGACGTCGAGCTGTCGTACGGGCGGGGCTCGGCCGCGTTCTACCAGGACCCGAGTTCACCACTCGTGCGCGGCCTGGCCGAATTGGCGGGCACCGAGCCCGAAACCGCCACCTACGGCAGCAACGCGCTCAAGTACCCCGGTGTCGCCAACGAGATCGTCATCTTCGGCCCGGGTTCGATCGACCAGGCCCACAAGGCGGTCGAGTGGGTCGACATCGCCGAACTCGATCGAGCCGCAGGCATCTATCGACAGCTCCTGCGACGCTGA
- a CDS encoding isoamylase early set domain-containing protein, protein MIKVQTNKKATKATITFSLPLDEAPEPVSVAGTFNDWDPLVHPLKKRSNGTRSTKVEVDLPAVIEFKYLRDGGVWFNDADAAMSDGDPQNSLIDLTN, encoded by the coding sequence ATGATCAAGGTCCAGACCAACAAGAAGGCCACGAAGGCCACCATCACGTTCTCGCTCCCGCTCGACGAGGCACCCGAGCCCGTGTCGGTCGCCGGCACCTTCAACGACTGGGATCCGCTGGTGCATCCCTTGAAGAAGCGCTCCAACGGCACGCGGAGCACCAAGGTCGAGGTCGATCTTCCGGCGGTCATCGAGTTCAAGTACCTCCGCGACGGCGGTGTGTGGTTCAACGACGCCGACGCGGCGATGTCCGACGGCGATCCTCAGAACAGCCTCATCGACCTGACGAACTGA
- a CDS encoding TetR/AcrR family transcriptional regulator has translation MNAKPTSAKADGVLDPRVARSRARVLDAATQLLVEGGPSALTVDAIAATSSVAKSTLYRHWSSIDDLVVDVLRHNLETTHVPDGVEGFEASLRALMGAIATRASEPEWQRILPALFTLKQHVSAIETIAEDDQNEQLNELAKVVDLGIAEGRLPADIDVEFAMFQLMGPIVLATIAVGGDAPLQLVDRVVDRFLASWA, from the coding sequence ATGAACGCGAAACCGACCTCCGCGAAGGCTGACGGCGTCCTCGACCCACGGGTGGCGCGCAGTCGCGCCCGCGTCCTCGACGCGGCCACCCAGCTCCTGGTCGAGGGCGGCCCCAGTGCGCTTACGGTCGACGCCATCGCTGCGACTTCGAGCGTGGCGAAGTCGACGCTCTATCGCCACTGGTCGTCGATCGACGATCTCGTGGTCGACGTTCTCCGCCACAACCTCGAGACCACCCACGTGCCGGACGGGGTGGAAGGCTTCGAGGCGTCACTGCGGGCACTCATGGGCGCCATCGCCACGAGGGCCAGCGAGCCCGAGTGGCAACGCATCCTGCCAGCGCTCTTCACGCTCAAACAGCACGTGTCGGCGATCGAGACGATCGCCGAAGACGACCAGAACGAGCAGCTGAACGAGCTGGCGAAGGTCGTCGATCTCGGCATCGCCGAAGGACGGCTCCCTGCCGACATCGACGTCGAGTTCGCCATGTTCCAGCTGATGGGCCCGATCGTGTTGGCCACGATCGCCGTCGGCGGCGACGCGCCGCTTCAACTCGTCGATCGGGTCGTCGATCGGTTCCTGGCCTCGTGGGCGTGA
- a CDS encoding MFS transporter: protein MSSSAHHHHTHHAPPPETPVLSKTEQRNILIAMCTALMAVIASVSGLNVAQQQLAIDLEASQGAVLWIINAYTLALAALLMPVGAIGDRFGRKPVLLAGLGLFGLASVGAAVATSTALLIVARVVAGAAAAMIMPVTLSVVTSSFPEEDRAQAIGIWAGVAGSGGLIGLFTASFMVDYLTWRWLFAMPVVLVLVAAKMTLSHVPNSKEHSEHPFDVVGSVLSALAIGGLVLGIHEGPERGWGHALTIAGLVVGLGGLLAFVFWERRHVDPLLDIDVFRNRSLSSSSITLMILFGMMFGIFLVLFPFFQAVIGWSALRSAVALLPMAVMMMPTSALAPQVAKRLGARNTMLVGASLAGVGLITMALRASVEGGYFSVLPGLMILGLGMGLTMTPATEAITASLPAEKQGVASALNDTSREVGGAVGVALLGSILSSGYSSAIKPALAGLPAELAEPASEGIGNAFGVAAQAGDAGPVIIDAAKHAFVDGWVQSMWVGVGMVALAVLILAVRGPVDDYDDGLDDLDDDSEATAPVPTA from the coding sequence ATGAGTTCCTCGGCCCACCATCACCACACGCATCATGCGCCCCCGCCCGAGACGCCGGTCCTGTCGAAGACCGAGCAGCGCAACATCCTGATCGCCATGTGTACGGCGCTGATGGCGGTGATCGCCTCGGTGTCGGGGCTGAACGTCGCCCAACAGCAGCTGGCGATCGATCTGGAGGCTTCGCAGGGTGCGGTGCTCTGGATCATCAACGCCTACACCCTGGCCCTCGCAGCGCTGCTGATGCCGGTCGGCGCGATCGGTGACCGATTCGGGCGCAAGCCGGTGCTCCTCGCCGGTCTTGGGTTGTTCGGGCTCGCCAGTGTCGGCGCCGCCGTCGCCACGTCGACCGCCCTCCTGATCGTCGCTCGGGTCGTCGCCGGGGCCGCCGCCGCGATGATCATGCCGGTCACGCTCTCGGTCGTCACGTCGAGTTTCCCCGAAGAGGACCGGGCCCAGGCCATCGGCATCTGGGCGGGCGTTGCCGGTTCCGGTGGCCTGATCGGTCTGTTCACTGCCTCGTTCATGGTCGACTACCTCACCTGGCGCTGGTTGTTCGCGATGCCGGTCGTGCTCGTCCTGGTCGCTGCGAAGATGACGTTGAGCCATGTGCCCAATTCGAAGGAGCACTCCGAGCATCCGTTCGATGTTGTGGGTTCGGTGCTGTCGGCGCTGGCCATCGGTGGACTCGTGCTCGGGATCCACGAGGGCCCGGAGCGCGGGTGGGGGCACGCCCTCACGATCGCCGGTCTGGTCGTCGGCCTCGGCGGACTGCTGGCGTTCGTGTTCTGGGAGCGCCGTCACGTCGACCCGCTCCTCGACATCGATGTCTTCCGGAACCGTTCCCTGTCCTCCAGCTCGATCACGCTCATGATCCTTTTCGGGATGATGTTCGGGATCTTCCTCGTGCTGTTCCCCTTCTTCCAGGCCGTGATCGGATGGTCGGCGTTGCGGTCGGCGGTCGCCCTGTTGCCGATGGCGGTGATGATGATGCCGACCTCGGCACTTGCGCCCCAGGTGGCCAAGCGACTCGGCGCGCGAAACACGATGCTCGTGGGAGCCTCGCTCGCCGGTGTCGGGCTGATCACGATGGCGTTGCGGGCGTCGGTCGAGGGCGGCTACTTCTCCGTGTTGCCCGGTCTCATGATCCTCGGGCTCGGCATGGGTCTCACGATGACGCCGGCCACCGAGGCCATCACGGCGTCGCTGCCGGCCGAGAAGCAGGGCGTGGCCTCTGCGCTGAACGACACCTCCCGTGAGGTCGGCGGCGCCGTCGGCGTTGCCCTCCTCGGCTCGATTCTGAGTTCCGGCTACTCCTCGGCGATCAAGCCGGCGCTGGCCGGTCTGCCGGCCGAATTGGCCGAACCGGCGAGCGAGGGCATCGGCAACGCCTTCGGTGTCGCCGCTCAGGCCGGTGACGCCGGACCCGTCATCATCGATGCGGCCAAGCATGCGTTCGTCGACGGCTGGGTGCAGTCGATGTGGGTGGGCGTCGGCATGGTCGCCCTCGCCGTGCTCATCCTCGCCGTGCGTGGCCCGGTCGACGACTACGACGACGGTCTTGACGACCTCGACGACGACAGCGAAGCCACCGCCCCAGTCCCCACCGCCTGA
- a CDS encoding universal stress protein, which yields MRAPPEREDLITMTTNLADEIVVAIGSAATDNPALAVGIEFARLTNLPLRLVHVACDGATIDADALDEHLQTTAPDVPVSIVSTDADDVVGGIVGELTPRSLAILKSTNASRWSGKSSVAEHVLDAFPGLIAMVGPEVEGSTSFAGPVVIALDGSTEAERALPVARELATAVGQEIVATRVVAVSASDDERRSAAAYLEATNATLPGSRPALPDSNDPISAILATATDEAAGLIVLSSHGDRASERATISRTSMGLVHSATVPVLLVGPEVA from the coding sequence GTGCGCGCTCCGCCCGAACGAGAAGACCTGATCACCATGACCACCAACCTCGCCGACGAGATCGTCGTCGCCATCGGTTCCGCCGCCACCGACAACCCTGCGTTGGCGGTCGGCATCGAGTTCGCCCGTCTGACCAACCTCCCCCTCCGCCTCGTCCACGTGGCCTGCGACGGCGCCACCATCGACGCCGACGCCCTCGACGAGCACCTCCAGACGACAGCACCCGACGTGCCCGTGAGCATCGTCAGCACCGACGCAGACGACGTGGTGGGCGGGATCGTCGGCGAGCTCACTCCCCGGTCGCTCGCCATCTTGAAGTCCACCAACGCCAGCCGCTGGTCGGGCAAGAGCTCGGTCGCCGAGCACGTGCTCGATGCGTTCCCCGGCCTGATCGCCATGGTCGGCCCCGAAGTCGAAGGCTCGACCTCATTCGCCGGACCGGTCGTCATCGCCCTCGATGGCTCGACCGAGGCCGAGCGCGCCCTCCCCGTCGCACGCGAACTCGCCACTGCCGTGGGCCAAGAGATCGTCGCCACCCGTGTCGTTGCCGTCTCCGCCAGCGACGACGAGCGACGCTCGGCCGCGGCGTACCTCGAGGCCACCAACGCCACGCTCCCGGGCAGCCGCCCGGCACTGCCCGACTCGAACGATCCGATCTCGGCCATCCTCGCCACCGCCACCGACGAAGCAGCCGGTCTGATCGTGTTGTCCTCGCACGGCGACCGAGCGAGCGAGCGAGCAACGATCAGCCGTACGAGCATGGGCTTGGTCCACAGCGCAACGGTGCCAGTCCTCCTGGTCGGCCCCGAGGTCGCCTAG
- a CDS encoding DUF222 domain-containing protein, producing the protein MAGVRDGEGHIGSGSNDNAGGGVRDGGGVAMLRDRVPGSVFELPGCRERGARREGGRFCAIPVEERAARIEELVAESQALVGRINADQAALCANTTELLGLFQADQGWGWGWRSPAHRLACQLKLTGAEARRLVATADVLPDLPELSAAFEHGEVSMPIAAALAEIATPETEATLVEQARYGTADTIVKMVSTYKRLEAEDGDRPARKESLSLQARADGYEVRWFLPSLSGASLEKMLQQRRSEMRAETGQSASNADALWSLLDAGPRPAAERFLAVIQIDLEVFRAHRERRLAGIEDDGTTGVSVLHGPPVSDDELEAMHGELSTCWLVSRDGHPLWISSRQRSAPPWMRTAMAVEQPCCAAEGCGRSGVLEAHHSVPFTTKPETLFDEQVFLCPFHHRALHAAGASVEFGADRKQIVIRDHRGRVMTLTGVPTPPDVSPCERPPWQGRGIWAGGMETYDHFGLDVIIGYLQSRTERWIDEVGQPRRPAPPPEQAGSHHRHPPPANGAGHPADPQTTGGDNGSTSPPNA; encoded by the coding sequence ATGGCAGGGGTGCGGGATGGCGAGGGGCACATCGGTAGCGGCAGCAATGACAACGCTGGCGGCGGTGTGAGAGATGGCGGTGGCGTGGCGATGTTGCGTGATCGAGTGCCGGGTTCGGTGTTCGAGCTGCCGGGGTGTCGGGAGCGGGGCGCGCGTCGTGAGGGTGGACGGTTCTGTGCGATCCCGGTCGAGGAGCGTGCCGCTCGGATCGAGGAGTTGGTTGCCGAGTCACAGGCGCTGGTCGGCCGGATCAACGCCGACCAGGCGGCTCTGTGCGCGAACACCACCGAACTGTTGGGACTCTTCCAGGCCGATCAGGGCTGGGGATGGGGTTGGCGCAGCCCAGCGCACCGCCTCGCCTGCCAGTTGAAGCTGACCGGTGCCGAGGCCCGCCGCCTGGTCGCCACGGCCGATGTGCTGCCGGATCTGCCTGAACTGTCGGCGGCGTTCGAACACGGCGAGGTCTCGATGCCGATCGCCGCTGCGTTGGCCGAGATCGCCACTCCCGAGACCGAGGCAACCCTGGTCGAGCAGGCCCGGTATGGCACGGCTGACACGATCGTGAAGATGGTGTCCACGTACAAGCGCCTGGAGGCCGAAGACGGCGACCGGCCGGCCCGCAAGGAGTCACTCTCGCTTCAGGCCAGGGCCGACGGCTATGAGGTGCGGTGGTTCCTGCCGTCGCTTTCGGGCGCCTCGCTCGAAAAGATGCTCCAGCAACGCCGTAGCGAGATGCGGGCCGAGACCGGTCAATCGGCCTCGAACGCGGACGCGTTGTGGTCGCTGCTCGATGCCGGCCCAAGACCGGCAGCGGAGCGGTTCCTCGCGGTGATCCAGATCGATCTCGAGGTTTTCCGGGCCCATCGAGAACGACGCCTTGCCGGTATCGAGGACGACGGCACCACCGGGGTCTCGGTGTTGCACGGTCCGCCCGTGAGTGACGACGAGCTCGAGGCGATGCACGGCGAGTTGTCCACGTGTTGGCTGGTGTCTCGAGATGGGCATCCCTTGTGGATCTCGTCCCGTCAGCGCAGCGCTCCACCGTGGATGCGCACCGCGATGGCGGTCGAGCAACCCTGTTGCGCGGCCGAGGGATGTGGACGGTCCGGTGTGTTGGAAGCGCATCACTCGGTGCCCTTCACCACCAAGCCCGAGACGTTGTTCGACGAGCAGGTGTTCCTCTGCCCGTTCCATCACCGGGCACTGCACGCCGCCGGTGCCAGCGTCGAGTTCGGCGCAGACCGCAAGCAGATCGTGATCCGTGACCACCGGGGCCGGGTGATGACACTCACCGGTGTACCTACGCCACCCGACGTGTCGCCCTGTGAGCGGCCGCCATGGCAGGGCCGCGGAATCTGGGCTGGAGGGATGGAAACCTATGACCACTTCGGTCTCGATGTGATCATCGGCTACCTCCAATCGCGCACTGAACGCTGGATCGACGAGGTTGGTCAGCCACGGCGGCCAGCGCCTCCGCCGGAACAAGCGGGAAGCCATCACCGGCACCCGCCACCAGCCAACGGTGCCGGACACCCCGCCGACCCCCAGACCACGGGTGGTGACAACGGCTCCACCAGCCCGCCGAACGCTTGA
- a CDS encoding GNAT family N-acetyltransferase, whose amino-acid sequence MAQGDAFEFVVRPASLADVSVMQQIEVDAGRRFARIGMQVVADDPPPPAAQLVAHVESKTAWMAVLCGEPERAVGYALASVVDGEGHLDQVSVADDAGGRGVGSALIEQVIDWARSPASGAVADSVTLTTFADVAWNGPLYERLGFVAIDDLGPELAAIRANEAARGLDAVGRRIAMRRSGETSESLGHSSS is encoded by the coding sequence ATGGCTCAAGGGGATGCGTTCGAATTCGTCGTCCGCCCGGCGTCGCTCGCCGATGTCTCGGTGATGCAACAGATCGAGGTCGACGCCGGTCGGCGATTCGCCCGCATCGGCATGCAGGTCGTCGCCGACGACCCACCGCCACCGGCGGCCCAGCTTGTGGCGCATGTCGAATCGAAGACTGCGTGGATGGCAGTGCTGTGCGGCGAGCCCGAACGTGCGGTCGGGTATGCGCTGGCATCGGTGGTCGACGGTGAAGGACACCTCGATCAGGTGAGTGTCGCCGACGACGCCGGTGGGCGAGGGGTGGGCTCTGCCTTGATCGAGCAGGTGATCGACTGGGCTCGCAGCCCTGCGTCGGGTGCGGTGGCCGACTCGGTCACGCTCACCACCTTCGCCGATGTCGCCTGGAACGGGCCGCTGTACGAGCGGCTCGGTTTCGTGGCGATCGATGACCTCGGCCCCGAACTCGCCGCGATCCGGGCAAACGAAGCAGCGCGAGGTCTCGACGCCGTCGGCCGGCGCATCGCCATGCGCCGCAGCGGAGAAACGTCAGAGTCGCTTGGGCACTCATCGTCGTAG
- a CDS encoding type II toxin-antitoxin system ParD family antitoxin, which translates to MTTMNVSLPDELKKFVDTQVNAGGYGSTSEYVRDLIRRAQDRERLRSALLEGASSPAAATADDYLDTLRARIPNT; encoded by the coding sequence ATGACCACGATGAACGTCTCACTCCCAGACGAACTCAAAAAGTTCGTCGACACGCAGGTCAACGCCGGCGGCTACGGGTCAACCAGCGAATACGTACGAGACCTCATTCGCCGGGCACAAGACCGCGAACGCCTCCGATCCGCATTGCTCGAAGGAGCGTCATCGCCCGCCGCCGCCACCGCTGACGACTACCTCGACACCCTCAGAGCGCGCATCCCGAATACGTGA
- a CDS encoding type II toxin-antitoxin system RelE/ParE family toxin, which translates to MSVPAHISLRQRAIDDADTAFDYLRAQAPPGTAENFVDDLERAFRLLARHPLTGSMRFAFELDIPNLRTWPLARFPYLIFYVVSDDQIDVWRILHASRDVPASLADEQPDPLQQ; encoded by the coding sequence GTGAGCGTCCCAGCCCACATCTCACTGCGCCAACGCGCCATCGACGACGCCGACACCGCCTTCGACTACCTCCGAGCCCAGGCTCCTCCCGGTACCGCCGAGAACTTCGTCGACGACCTGGAACGAGCCTTCAGGCTTCTCGCCCGGCACCCGCTCACCGGGTCGATGCGGTTCGCGTTCGAACTCGACATCCCGAACCTGCGAACCTGGCCGCTCGCACGGTTCCCCTACCTGATCTTTTACGTCGTCAGCGACGATCAGATCGACGTCTGGCGCATCTTGCATGCGAGCAGGGACGTTCCCGCCTCGCTCGCTGACGAGCAGCCAGACCCCCTTCAGCAGTAG
- a CDS encoding isoprenylcysteine carboxylmethyltransferase family protein — protein MQPLIWSSRLARSVTLLVSAWLVSIELGSSRTASKNAAAHSNTGETVVDTATGRLFDTTALIHLLTGLLASLLLPSRSIRARRTVFGLGLALLIGAGALSNWARRHLGRFHRDDLTVHDDHSLVDSGPYGSIRHPLYLATASALVGAGAVLGNWVSVATAGLPTAALVRRIAVEESMLERHLGTSYVAYQARTKRLVPGIW, from the coding sequence ATGCAGCCGCTCATCTGGTCGAGTCGCCTTGCTCGCAGTGTCACCCTGCTCGTGTCCGCGTGGTTGGTCTCGATCGAGCTCGGAAGCTCGCGCACGGCGTCGAAGAACGCCGCTGCACACAGCAACACTGGCGAGACCGTCGTCGACACCGCCACCGGCCGTCTGTTCGACACCACGGCGCTGATCCACCTGCTGACCGGACTCCTCGCATCCCTTCTCCTCCCATCACGATCGATACGAGCGCGGCGGACCGTGTTCGGTCTCGGCCTGGCCCTGCTGATCGGAGCAGGAGCACTCAGCAACTGGGCCCGCCGCCATCTCGGACGTTTCCATCGAGATGACCTCACCGTGCACGACGACCACTCGCTCGTCGACAGTGGCCCCTACGGGTCCATCCGACACCCGCTCTACCTGGCCACGGCGTCAGCCCTCGTCGGCGCCGGCGCCGTTCTCGGCAACTGGGTCAGCGTTGCCACGGCGGGACTTCCGACCGCCGCCCTCGTTCGTCGGATCGCCGTCGAGGAGTCCATGTTGGAGCGCCACCTGGGTACCAGCTACGTGGCCTACCAAGCCCGCACCAAGCGGCTCGTTCCGGGCATCTGGTAG